The window TAAAGTCGGGCCGGTAGCGGTGGGCTTCGGAGCCTTTGCGGTACGGCACCTCGAAGCCCAGGTTGTGGTTCTTGACGTAGGCCCGGACCTGGGGGTGCTCGCTTCCGCGAACCGGCAGAACTCGGCCTCCCAATCGCTGTCCAGGATCACCCAGTTCGCGTGGCAGCGCCGGGAGTCGGTCTGCCAGCGGTCACGTTTGGAGGTGTTGAAATTGACATGCAGGGTGATCAAGGCGGGAGCCAAAAATAAAAATGGAACCGCTGTCACGATCATCAACCTGATCGGCAAAATCTATAAGACGAAAAGCAGGCCAGGATAGACAAGCTGAACCCGGACCAGATCAAGGACTTGCGTCAGGAGCACACCCGGCCGATCATGGATAAAATCAAGGCCATCCTGGATGAACGGGTCATGACTACACCGCCCAAAAGCCTGCTGGGCAAAGCCATTACGTACGCCCTCGGCCAGTGGAGCCGCGTCATGGTCTTTCTCGAAGACGGACGCCTGCGGCCTGACAACAACCTCGCGGAAAACGCCATCCGGCCCTTTGCCGTAGGCAGAAAAAATTGGCTCTTTGCCGGATCTCCGGCAGGTGCCCATGCCAGCGCGATCATCTACTCCCTCATAGAAACCGCAAAAGCCAACGGACTCAACCCCTACCTCTATCTCCTGCACGTCTTCACCTCACTGCCCCAAGCCAAAACAAATACAGAAATCAGACAACTACTCCCACAAAACCTCACCCCTCAGAAAATTGAAGAATTGACTGTCGGAAATCCTGCCTCTTCATAATCGGGATGACATCGCAGAAAAAGATGTAGGTGTTTTGACGATTACATATGAAGTGCACTGAAATTGAGGGAAGGTCAGAAAAACTTGCATTGAACTTTCCTCCCCGCAAGGCAAGGCATATCGGGTAGAGCAAGGCAAGGGAAGGCAGGGCAAATCTCTCCATCACCTGAGCCTAATGAGTTTTGACGCTTTTCCCCTCATGTCTCCCGAATGTCAAAAAACAAAAAAAGACGAGACCGAACAAATTGTCCAGCCTCGCCTTTATTGATTTTATTGACCTTTTTTACTGAGCCGGTCTTGCTCGAAAATTATCTCTTGGTGCCGAAGGGGGGACTCGAACCCCCACGAGGTTTCCCTCACCACCCCCTCAAGATGGCGTGTCTACCAATTCCACCACTTCGGCGAGGATTGAATCGTAATTTATTGTGATTGAACGGGTGATTGTGGCGTAGCATTGGGTGCCTCCGGAGGGGTGGAGAGCTGTTCCTCAATACTTGCCGGAGGTTGCATAACATCTGCAGGGGCATCAAGAATGACGGATTCTTCAGCAATCCGTTGACCGCTGATGTACGTGAAACTCAGTGAGGTGATCACAAAAATGCTGGCCACGCTGACGGTCAGTTTTTTTAACAGACCCCCGGCACCGCCGCTACCAAAGACGGAACTGCTACCACCGCCAAAAATAACGCCCATCCCTTCTTTTCCAGATTGCAGAAGAATCAGGACAACCAAGGCGATACAAGCGAGAATGTGGATGGTGATGATCAATGCACTCAAAATACGACTCCTTCAACAATATTTCAAGCAGCCGTAGCAATGGCTGCAAAGCTTTCAACCTGCAAACTTGCACCACCTACCAGCACACCATTAACATTGTCAAGTCGCAAAATCGTCCCGGCGTTATCTGCCTTGACGCTTCCGCCGTAAAGGATGCGGAGATTGCTCCCACAATGGGGGAAAAAATCCACCAGTGTTTTCCGGATAAAGTCATGGGCCGCGATGATATCCTCATTTTGCGCCACCTTCCCGGTGCCAATGGCCCAGACCGGCTCATAGGCTATGCTCAAATGCTCTGGAGTTACTTCATCCTTGTTCACCTCGGCCAAGCCCAGTCGAAGTTGTCCCTTTAACACGTTTTCAACACTGCCGTGGGTGCGTTGGTCCAGGGTTTCGCCGATGCATAGGATCATGTGCAGCCCGAACTGCAAACCAAAGGCCGTCTTTTGGGCAATGAACCGGTCGGATTCCTTGAGCACATGCCGACGTTCGGAGTGGCCGGCCAGCGCATGGGTGCATCCAGCATCCGCCAGCATGAAGGGGGCGATTTCTCCGGTAAAGGCACCTTCCGATGACGGATAGAAGTTTTGTCCGCCCAAGAGCATTTTGTCACGTCCCAGGATGGTTTCGGCTACGGCCTTGAGAGCAGTGAAAGGGGGGAGCAGAAGAACCTCCCGATCAGCCGACAGATTGCCGTGAAGGCTTGCGGCCAAACCAGAGGCCAGCTCCACTGCCTCGGCTTCGGTTTTGTACATCTTCCAGTTACCGGCAATCAGTGTTTTGGGTGTCGTGCTCATGCGCCGCACTCCTTCAGAGCTTTGAAGGCCGGGAGATCCTTGCCTTCCATGAATTCCAGAAACGCCCCACCACCGGTCGAGATGAAGCTGACCTTTTCCGCGAGTCCGGACGAATGCAGCAGGGCGTCCGTATCACCGCCACCGACAATGCTCAGCTCCGCGGACTCGGCAACGGCCTTGGCCACATGCAATGAGCCTTCGGCAAAGGCCGGATTTTCAAACGCGCCCATGGGGCCGTTCCAGACAACCGTACCGGCACCGGTCAAAGCTTCCGCGAACAGGGTCCGGGTAGCCGGCCCGATATCCAGAACCATCTTGTCCGCGGGTATGTCCTGGGCAATGCAGATGCCCGCGGCATGCTCGGATTTCGGACCGTCGGCATAGACAAAGTCCACGGGCAGGTAAAGATCTGTGCCGTGCTCTTTGGCCTTATCCAGAATATCCCGGGCTGTTTGCAAAAGTTCATCCTCCACCAGCGAGCGCCCAACGTCATACCCCTGAGCCTTGATGAAGGTGTTGGCCATGGCCCCGCCGATAAGCATCCGATCCACCTTTTCCAAAAGATTTGTCAGCAACTCCAGCTTACCCGAGACCTTGGCCCCCCCGGATACAGCCACAAAGGGGCGCTTGGGGTCTGTTAGGGCCTGGCCCAGGTATTCCCATTCCTTTTGCATCAACAAGCCCGCGCAGCAGGTCGACATTAACTTGGCGACACCAACGTTGGAAGCGTGGGCCCGGTGGGCCGTGCCAAAGGCATCGCTGACGAAGATGTCGCCGAGCTTGGCCAGCTGGGCGCTGAAGTCCGGGTCATTCTTGGTTTCACCGGCATGGAAGCGCAGATTTTCCAGGAGCAGAATCTCTCCTGGCTTCAACGCTTCAGCCATGGCCTCCACCTCAGAGCCCACGCAGTCAGGAGCCATGGCCACCTCCACACCCAACATTTCGGTGAGGCGTTGGGCAAGCGGGCGCAGGCTCAGCTCCGGCACGACTTGCCCCTTGGGACGTCCCATGTGGGAGCAGAGCACCAGGGACGCGCCCCGCTCCAGGGCCATTTTCAAGGTCGGCAGACTCGCCCGAATGCGGGTGTCTTCCTGGATAACGCCTTGGTCCATGGGGACGTTGTAATCAACGCGGATGAGTAGGCGCTTATCGCGTACGTCAATGTTTTCCAGATACGTAATACTCATTGTTCTCCTCCTGGCTTGATTGCGACAGGGCGATTGTCATGT is drawn from Desulfonatronum thioautotrophicum and contains these coding sequences:
- a CDS encoding IS66 family transposase, yielding MRQEHTRPIMDKIKAILDERVMTTPPKSLLGKAITYALGQWSRVMVFLEDGRLRPDNNLAENAIRPFAVGRKNWLFAGSPAGAHASAIIYSLIETAKANGLNPYLYLLHVFTSLPQAKTNTEIRQLLPQNLTPQKIEELTVGNPASS
- the secG gene encoding preprotein translocase subunit SecG; protein product: MSALIITIHILACIALVVLILLQSGKEGMGVIFGGGSSSVFGSGGAGGLLKKLTVSVASIFVITSLSFTYISGQRIAEESVILDAPADVMQPPASIEEQLSTPPEAPNATPQSPVQSQ
- the tpiA gene encoding triose-phosphate isomerase; protein product: MSTTPKTLIAGNWKMYKTEAEAVELASGLAASLHGNLSADREVLLLPPFTALKAVAETILGRDKMLLGGQNFYPSSEGAFTGEIAPFMLADAGCTHALAGHSERRHVLKESDRFIAQKTAFGLQFGLHMILCIGETLDQRTHGSVENVLKGQLRLGLAEVNKDEVTPEHLSIAYEPVWAIGTGKVAQNEDIIAAHDFIRKTLVDFFPHCGSNLRILYGGSVKADNAGTILRLDNVNGVLVGGASLQVESFAAIATAA
- a CDS encoding phosphoglycerate kinase; this encodes MSITYLENIDVRDKRLLIRVDYNVPMDQGVIQEDTRIRASLPTLKMALERGASLVLCSHMGRPKGQVVPELSLRPLAQRLTEMLGVEVAMAPDCVGSEVEAMAEALKPGEILLLENLRFHAGETKNDPDFSAQLAKLGDIFVSDAFGTAHRAHASNVGVAKLMSTCCAGLLMQKEWEYLGQALTDPKRPFVAVSGGAKVSGKLELLTNLLEKVDRMLIGGAMANTFIKAQGYDVGRSLVEDELLQTARDILDKAKEHGTDLYLPVDFVYADGPKSEHAAGICIAQDIPADKMVLDIGPATRTLFAEALTGAGTVVWNGPMGAFENPAFAEGSLHVAKAVAESAELSIVGGGDTDALLHSSGLAEKVSFISTGGGAFLEFMEGKDLPAFKALKECGA